The genomic DNA CCAATGGCGTGCGTGGAAGGCGTGAGGATGCCGGGTGGTGATTGGTCAGAGGAGCTGTGAGGAGCTTTGTAGCGGTTGGAGAGGGGGGATAGGTGTGGCGTAGCAAAGGTGGGACTGAGACACAGTGCTGATTAGAGGAGGgctgtgaagaaagaaaaaaaaacccacctacCACTACCTCCACACCTTTCCACGGCTGCCGCAGCGTTCCGTCGCAGGTAGGTAAAAGTTTGCTTTCTTTCtaaagatgtaaaaatgtaGAAAACCACAGGTACCACAGCTCTAGGCATGTTGTTTTAACTGTTGCTCAACCTCCTTCATGCCTGATATAACTGTTTTGTTGAGACAACCGCTGGTTCCATATAATAAACTCTCATTAAATTATTAACTCCATTTGTGCAATCTAAACCACCAAAGTTGGATCTAATGTCATTCACTTTACGTTGGTGTATTTAATCATATGAATGTTATGAACCATTTTAGTCACACATTCTTTCTTTCAGGTGAAACAAAACCATGGATCCGGATTATTTCAAATCTCACGTGAGTagccttcttttcttttttctctctcctacGCTCTCACGTTATTAACTTTGTTTGCTAAGAAGCCTTGTTTAGTTGATAACACAATCTTGTGCTCTGATTACCTGCATACTCTCTATTCTTATCCGCAATGTTGTCACTTTGCTCCGGAGGCGTTCCCGCCATGCTGGAGTGCTACAGTGTACTTCCCCTGatgattttaatgtaaaaaaatgacgACCGAATAAAAGAGGTCACCTCAGTCCTGCGTTGCCTGGTTTGATTTCTGTGACTCGCACTGTCGCAGCGCTTCCCCCGACGGTGCCTTCCGGGAGTGTCGAATATTTGTCATTCTTTAAATTCGAGCACGATGAAAACTGACTTGGTGTCTTTGCTCGCCTTTCGTCGACGCCCTCGCGGTATGTCCGCCGGTCCATCATCGCGTCGCTCCTTTGGCTTGCGCTGCAAAAGTTCCAGCTTGTTACCTGCCGGTCAATCCTCGTGCATTTGATTGAATCAGACAGGATCTGTGACCGCTGTCGGGATGAGTGTGCACCTTTTGCGCTGCTACCTATCTCTGTTCATCATACAGGAGATGTGCTGGGGTACCCTCGGAACCGTGCGGCCCTTCTCCAACTTCCACCCCGACAGAGATGTGGTGGAGATCCAAGCAGCGCTGGACAAGAAAGGTACTGCACttctgcgtatgtgtgtgtgtacacaatcCTGCATCTCTTCTGCCAGTTAGCGTGCGCCCCTGCGCACTTTAAATGCTCATCGAAATCACGCTGGAAATGCCAAACATGGTGTTCCCTGCGCAGATGCGTTGACCCTGGTGAGGATCCTGACCAATCGGAGCAACGCTCAGAGACAAGTGATTGCCAAGACTTTTGGGGAGACAACGCAAAAGGTAAAGAACACAAACGAACTGAATGGGTTTACAGCAAAATTTGGAAATTTAGAAGCGCCGCTTCCAAGCAGGCCGATAATACAGGGTGCAACCCTTCTGTTTGCTCATCTGTAACTTCCAAGTGTTTGCTGATCAAATGCTATTTGCACTAAAGGGATGGAACGCACCTTTGTTTGAGGAGTGAGTTGAGCAGTATACACTTGGATAATTTGACTGTGAGTCAATACTGTGGGTAGGTCTTCAGTTGCTGGGTCACACCATatcttattttacatttagtgTAAATCCCTCTTCAGCGGCGAAATCCCACTGTATCAGAGGATCTTAAAGAGTCCACagaggggaaagggaagttgGCTTTCAAGCACAGACTTTACatgaagatggacaacatgTCAGCTCCCTAAAGATAATgacaaatcatctggatcgccccctggtggctagctgcagtacaggtcaaaAGGGCCCGTCTCCTCCGGGTGGGACATGGGACAAAAATCAAAAGTGCAGGTCAAAGAAAAAGGTTTGTGTCATTTTAGGGAGTTCCTATCAAACTGATATCAAATCGTTTGAATAAGTTATTTCATGCTAAAGTATGAAAAAGATGTGAAACATCATGTTCTCCATctttatattgtgcttttttccccGGTTTCATGTAAAAATGCATTTCCCGTGTATGTGGTTGAGTAGACACACGGTATCAAAGTGTTAAGCATTATTCATGCttgatatcattattttttccctctaacTGAAATGAATTTCCGATTCAACCCaaaggttggttttttttgtgtgatgccGCTTCGTCCTCAGTGTGGAGACATACACGCGACCCCAGACATTAATCTCAAACGTAAGGAAACTCTGTTGCTTCTCCAGGACCTGGCTGCCGGCGTGAAAAAAGCTCTGGCTGGAGACCTGGAGGTTCTGCTGCTCGACCTGCTGATGCCTTCTCTGCAGTATGAGGCTCACCGCCTGCAACAGGCCATGGCGGTGAGTGACTGCTCCCGTCTATACATATTTGAGGGGGCTTGGgaccgtctgtctgtcataCCCCATGGATGTATTatattaactgtgtgtgtgtgtgtgtgtgtgtgtgtgtgtgtgtgtgtgtgtgtgtgagtgtgtgagtgtgtgtgtgtgtgtgtgtgtgtgtgtgtgtgtgtgtgtgtgtgtgtgtgtgtgtgtgtgtgtgtgtgtgtgtgtgtgtgtgtgtagggtttAGGCACCGATGAGGAGACACTGATGGAGATCCTGTGCACACGCTCTGGAGAGCAGCTTCAAGAAATCAGCGCGGCGTACAAACAATGTAAACTCACTTTCCTCGTCtttccccacttttttttttaatttattttttttactgatcgTTGTGGACAACCCATTATCTCTCGTTCGCAGTGTACAAGAAGGACCTGGAGAAGGAACTGAAGGGAGAAACCAGTGGAGACTTTGAAAAGCTCGTCCTGGCTTTGCTAAATGTAATCGTAAAAACACttgattttaacaaaaaacatcacTCACAGTAATCATGGCTCTCCATCATTCATGTGAATAATGTTTTGCGCTTTGTCTGGGATTATTGCCTTTAACTGTGACCCTGAAATTGCaatgaattgtatttttcactcctctctcccaacagaaagaaaatgtcgCCGGTAGTGTTCAGAGAGATATTACGGTATTATTTTCCATGATTTTTGTTCATCTACAGTGGCCCCTGAGGGTCCCAGCTCAACAACATTTGCAGAAAACGCCTCGACGTTTCGGAAAACGTgacaatatttcagaaaatccaatccaatccatttcatttgtaaagCACATCTCACAGAACATAGTTCACCAAAGTGCTGCACATGCATGAAGTTAATCAAATAAATTCATGAAACCAACCAACATTTcggaaaacacaacaatatttcagaaaacgcaataaaatgtcacaaaacacaacaacagtttgGAAGACACAACAATATTTCGGATATGTTTATATGAAATGTTTCTCCAGTGATTTACTGCTCATTACACATTACCTTCTCATATATGTGATTAATATTCAGCATATATATTTGGCACAAGAGCATCAGAGAGCGTAGACCTCTGCTGAGCAATGCTGAGCGATCCCCCACCTTTTATCATTGCtaaaataggaagaaaaaaaaaatatctaaagaAGGGGTGACACACATTTGTCTTATAGAAGAAGAAAGCTGGCGCTTGCATCCCTTGCATGGAGcatgtggtgattttttttctttctattctccCAGTCTCTCTTGGCGTCACTAAATGGGAAAAAAGCAGATGCAGGACCGTGGATCAACATACTGACGTCCAGAGACTCTGACCATCTCAACAATGGTGAGGCCGCACTCGATTCTGTCTTGCACATTCCCCGCACATTTGTTTCTGTGACTTAGAAAGTCGCCAATTGTTGTTATTGGCTCGCCTGACCTTGCATTTCATGGACAGTGTTGATGGGCCTGGAGCTGGAGAGCGGACAGATGGTGGAAGAGGCGGTGGAGAAGCGATTCGCGGGAGACCTGCGACTGGGTTTAAAGGTTTTGGGTAAGTTCCGTTTGAGACCGCGTGTACATTGATTGGTGTGTGTCGTACGTGTTGATTattcacagacatctcctcgCATCTGTGTCATGGCAGTGGAGTGCATTCAGAGCCCTGATGTCTACCTCGCTAGGAGACTCACCACACTGAAGGTAAGGCGCGGTCATCATTCGACGTTTGACTGTTAAAATACGTCAATGATCAACCCATTGTCAGTTATGGTGTCATTCGCTGGATTATGGGCACGAGGAAGTCCaatatctcatcgtatctcatttctcatttgtgGGTGTTTCTCACATCCCTGTTACTCCCGTTATATATGCATATAATCCCATTGAAGGCAAAATGTTTAATACATGTAGTAAAAAGTTCCAGTGTCGGagattttttcaaatacaaCAGTTCCCTCTTGCAGACATCCACAGTGCAGGGCATCATGGTGTCCCACTCTGAGGAAGATCTGCTGTGCATCCGCGTCGCCTACCTCAAACTAACAGGCACCTCTCTCTACACTGCTCTGCAGGTGGGTCACACGGACATAATAGTGTCATGAGCACAACACTCACATGTGCTCTTTTAattctttcaaaaatataaaatgcgGCCCTTTAACATGTGAGCCTCATCGTTTTCCAACAGAAAGAGTTCAAAGGAGATCATCTACAGGCGCTGCTCGCCATCTGCCGTTCTGAAGATTAAACAAAAgctgcacatttttaatttgcataagtttttgttcatttatttagttttccttttttgccaTGTATGATCATGTATCGTGTAATAAATGTTATGCTGCAGAGCTCTTGCATTCAGCCCTGCTTtgcatatgtttttgtttccgtGACGTAATGGCCAACACATGCAGCTAAACATAACAAAGTTTATAGGTGCAGATTgggtatttgtttttattactcCTCAAATCAACCGTAATACTTCCTCTTCACCCTGATGTTGTATCTacgtacatacagtattttttgtaaatggtGCGGTCATACTTCCACTAAATGGtttatggattaaaaaaaacaatgtcagccTTTATACTAATTGTTTCATATTACTTTTTATTAGAATAttgttctttcattcatgttttgattttaaagaaatgttaatATCCTAATAATGTGTATTCATTCTTTTCAGCctttacacacaaaataattacaaaaaaagctgTGTCCCCTCCAACAAGTATCTGTAGCCTCAATCATTACATCACTTTATCAATAACAAGTCATTCCTGATGCCACATGAAGTTCAGATCCATTACGTTAAATAGCATGCTCCTTTGAACCACCAGATTTGTCAAATGCCTTCATTTCATCAATAAACGTTGTATATTTAAGAACAACTAGCAAGTgttaaacatacagtacattaaaaaGGTTTTAGGTCCATTCTAAACTAGTGTCTTCACTGGAGGACACGCACATTCAGTTCACGTTAACTTTTGTTTAGACTCACACACGTTAAAGAGCAAGATCGTTTTTTTCCTTGAGGAGAGTCTTGCTATTTACCGCTCAGGGGCAGAGCTTGTAGAGCAACAAAGTCCCCAGAGGCAACAGCAGAGAGGCTTTGACTCCTGAGCCTCCATTGGGCGCGGTGGTGGTTtgggtggttgttgttgtcgttgtcccagttgttgtggtggttggaGATTTGGTCGTAGTTGTGCCGGATGGGACGGCCGTTTTGGTGGTCGCTGTGGTGGTCGTTGGGGCTGTTCTAGTCGTGGATGGCGAAGTAGATGTAGTTGTTTGGggggcagttgttgtagtggttgGAGATTTGGTCGTAGCACTTTCCAAAATGGTCGAAGCAgtggcggtggtggtgatggtcagaggggcagttgttgtagtggttgGCAAAGTAGATGTAGTCGTTGGGggggcagttgttgtagtggacGGCGAAGTAGATGTAGTCGTTGGGggggcagttgttgtagtggatGGCGAAGTAGATGTAGTCGTTGGGggggcagttgttgtagtggacGGCAAAGTAGATGTAGTTGTTGGAGGGGCAGCTGTTGAAGTGGTAGACGGAGTAGATGTAGTTGTTAGGGGGGCAGTTGTTGTCGAGAATGTAGATGTAGTTGTAGCAGCAGTGCTGATTTGTCCTTGAGTCTGATTGGGAATAGTGAGAAAAAATCATATCAGTCAGTGGGAATTAACTTCTACACTACCATAAGGCTGAAACTACCCTGCAGTTTATGTCACAGCAAACACAGGAGTTCTGCAATTGGCAGGTTGCTAAATGCACCCGGAAGTTACACTCATGGTTTAGAAATGAAGTCAGTGCATGGAGCAAGTGTATAATATCCCTGTTAACATTTTCAAGTATTAAGATTAAAAAGTACAAAGTaccaaataaaatttaaaaaatcaataatggCGTATATGTGCGTTAACACAATTGATTTAATCACTTTTAATTGGCGAAACCAAACTTGTCTGACCCATATGAAGCATCCGAATGCCATAAGTAGTTACCATCTCTCTAAGAACATGATTCATTCAAGTAATTGCGTTAGAgaatactcttttttttactttttaaaaataatttcatccaGTCATACATTAATACTCTTGTTGTTGCACCGGATTAGAGATTCTGTAATGTATTCTATTAGTATTTTAAACTTGGATAGGCAAAAAATTTATGCTGCAGTCACCCTGaacatttttctcaattaaGGCAATATAATACTGTAAATACCATTATgagaaataattattaaaagaCCAATTAAATTGCATGATCTGACCTTTTTAGGATTATCTGACTAAAAACCACAATGCTGTTGCCTTGTACATTTACAGGAAATTCAAAAGTTATGAATGGCTACCTTTGCAAATATGAGAGCCAGTGTGAAAAATCCCAAAGCCTGCATCTTCATGGTGGAGATccgagaggaggcagagatgcACCAGAGatgttaatgaaaatgttcttgcacaGATGGCAGTCGGACGAGTTCTTGGAGGCTGTGAACCTTTTTCTGTCCTGTCATCGCTTATATACAGACGTATCACGCTCTAGGAGGGGTGAATTTATGACGCACAGTATAAAATGGCCATGCATCCAAGAGCTTGTTTGAGGATGTTtgcatgacgtgtgtgtgtgtgtgtgtgtgtgtgtgtgtgtccgtctgttttcgtgcatttgtgtgtgtgcctggatTAATCTTTAATCTTAATAAACCCAAGTGACATCAATTCAAATATCCCTGTGCTGATGGAACTCCATGAACTGAATTCAGATAAATGAGTCTCGTTCCTCCAGGTGAATAATTGACATACTCACAAATAACAAGGAAATggtctgttcatttattttcccccttgAATTTGTTGTGGCATAGAGGTCATTTTAATTCCAGGAAAAACCctgaagaaaaatgacaaccaATAAGGAAAGTTAACCATCTCTTGTTAGTTTGATAGTTTGAACCAGCTCTGATAGAGATAATGTCATGCTCATGTGTATAATATTGTCTTCGAATTTGATTTGGCAATTCTTGGATCTTTTATAacttttattgcttttttgctttttaattatgCTCTACATTTTTTTCGCTTTGTTATCTGAGGTCTAATGAATTGATTTTGTCTATTTAGCTATTTTACCTTGTGATAACATACTGAGTGCAGttgcacaaaaagaagaatcatGCTTCAATGATACCATCTTGTGTGATACCGTCTTTGTCAGTGCACCTGCTGACTCTCATAGAAGTCAGTCTTTTatcctgttcttttttcatgGATCATTAATGGGCCAgtaaacaaaacacagtgaTAGTGATGAATGAAATTTAATCACATGACTGTACACGAGCTGATATGACACTTGTTCTACCTGATTAAAgtagtggttttttttaataatctcaaaatgaaattcatttgTGATTTCAAGGGATATGCTAGGAGGGTTGTCATGTTAAAGAGTAGACGGAGTCCAATATTTGGGCGTTGGCTCAGTATTCATTTCAAATCTGCTTTAGCTCAACAAAAAGCTTTATCCTTCCTCAAACATAATTTACTCACACAATGCAATATAATACAATACCTTGACTGACTGCTGCCTGTAGTGTGTCCTGCCAACAGATACCTGTTAGATATCACATTAATCTCTTttgttcaaaaaagaaaaacacagcagcaggtatcCGTCACACAGCACGcgttacaaaatattttaaaaatatgagaACCATAACATATTTATGGTAACATCTTTCATTCTGTTTATTGGCTCTTGGATGTACCAGTATGAATTTGATACTACTGCTACCACTTCTaggctgctgcttttttcctTCACATGTCAATAAGTAGGCCGACTCTGTCAGATTGACTTGTTAATCATTTCTTGAAATCATGAACCAGATTTTAGTTTCACACGAACAACTGAAATTTGACATTCAAAATCAATGCCAAAGCGCTTGAAGGATCAAAGAACCGAGCAACAGGCCGACAGAGGTGAAGATGTGGCTCTGTCCGTTCTTGGTGGTCATTGGATTTGTGCTGCCAACACTCGCGGCCATTGTGGGTGTGGTCCTGGTTGTGGAGGTGCCCGTGGTAGTGGTCATCTGGGAGCTGGTGGGATTGGTTCCTGTGGAGACGCCAGTGGTGCTGGGATTGGAAGGCCGGGTTCTATCGGATGTGCTAGTGTATGTCATTGCCGTCATTGGTGATGTAGTCATTGGTGATGTAGTCATTGGTGATGTAGTCATTGGTGATGTATTAGGTGACGTCGTctggaaaaaggagaggagacagaaggagaaatcCATAACACATTATGGCACCGTGATTCATGCCACAGAGCATATCATTTTGTGTTACATTATAAAAATACTGCAACAAAaaagcatgttttgttttcaaaaaattgGCAGTCGTTTgagaaaaaatgcacaaaaatacaGGCGactggctgtggctcaggagttagaGCGGAGCGTCCGCTAACTAGAAGGTTGATGGTTTGATCTCAGGGTCCCCCATTCTGTGGGCCAAATGTGCCctttggcaagacacttaaccctgagtTGCCCCTGATGACTGTGCTGGTGCAGTGTATGAACGATGTGTATGattgtatgaatatgtgtg from Scophthalmus maximus strain ysfricsl-2021 chromosome 22, ASM2237912v1, whole genome shotgun sequence includes the following:
- the anxa14 gene encoding annexin A2 produces the protein MDPDYFKSHEMCWGTLGTVRPFSNFHPDRDVVEIQAALDKKDALTLVRILTNRSNAQRQVIAKTFGETTQKDLAAGVKKALAGDLEVLLLDLLMPSLQYEAHRLQQAMAGLGTDEETLMEILCTRSGEQLQEISAAYKQLYKKDLEKELKGETSGDFEKLVLALLNKENVAGSVQRDITSLLASLNGKKADAGPWINILTSRDSDHLNNVLMGLELESGQMVEEAVEKRFAGDLRLGLKVLVECIQSPDVYLARRLTTLKTSTVQGIMVSHSEEDLLCIRVAYLKLTGTSLYTALQKEFKGDHLQALLAICRSED
- the LOC118292289 gene encoding salivary glue protein Sgs-3 isoform X1, giving the protein MMKKSGMLVLCAGVTFALLGGTETTSPNTSPMTTSPMTTSPMTTSPMTAMTYTSTSDRTRPSNPSTTGVSTGTNPTSSQMTTTTGTSTTRTTPTMAASVGSTNPMTTKNGQSHIFTSVGLLLGSLILQALWH
- the LOC118292500 gene encoding integumentary mucin C.1-like; translation: MKMQALGFFTLALIFAKTQGQISTAATTTSTFSTTTAPLTTTSTPSTTSTAAPPTTTSTLPSTTTTAPPTTTSTSPSTTTTAPPTTTSTSPSTTTTAPPTTTSTLPTTTTTAPLTITTTATASTILESATTKSPTTTTTAPQTTTSTSPSTTRTAPTTTTATTKTAVPSGTTTTKSPTTTTTGTTTTTTTQTTTAPNGGSGVKASLLLPLGTLLLYKLCP
- the LOC118292289 gene encoding salivary glue protein Sgs-3 isoform X2 — translated: MKHNVLGLFSLALLGFACAQTTSPNTSPMTTSPMTTSPMTTSPMTAMTYTSTSDRTRPSNPSTTGVSTGTNPTSSQMTTTTGTSTTRTTPTMAASVGSTNPMTTKNGQSHIFTSVGLLLGSLILQALWH